One Schistocerca cancellata isolate TAMUIC-IGC-003103 chromosome 1, iqSchCanc2.1, whole genome shotgun sequence genomic region harbors:
- the LOC126171670 gene encoding dual specificity protein kinase CLK2 isoform X1: MIWAAVTNHGNSTAAAAPAVAGAGVESGGRWDASAGAAGARRHRYARSSTASSVTQLLSESCSSLLQRLTTRVRGPSSTADCQPQPQSPSSVTTPGTSSAAAAAAAATTAAAAATFGLGTTRSRLEDKYSAVLKQRRPERDRERVREKDDRDNDKEIERLPLLQKSATNVQLLRDSPPALELNQHRHHGHSHHHHHHHHRHHRHKSDRGPVSAAVPLASESRTRTRTRTRTPRRERYLPSRLCPVEIPLSVDEPSTTPADDERQAKRQEIQSLILKYSALDEAYSRLTDSKRVIPDQQQPRQPQPHLSSLQKHKHTLQPHIAAPLPTSSRAPSVEDDEDGHLIYRHGDVLRDRYKILATLGEGTFGKVVKVKDLHTSRRHFPRNLKIPRSNSHNRDHVMALKIIKNVEKYREAAKLEINALEKIAERDPDGAHLCVKMLDWFDYHGHMCIAFEMLGLSVFDFLKDNNYQPYPLEAVRHIAYQLCYSVKFLHDNKLTHTDLKPENILFVDSDYDLSYNSKKKRDVRRVKRTDVRLIDFGSATFDHEHHSTIVSTRHYRAPEVILELGWAQPCDVWSIGCIIFELYLGITLFQTHDNREHLAMMERILGPIPYRMARKTKTKYFYHGKLDWDEKSSAGRYVRENCKPLHRYQHSDDEDHRQLFDLVSRMLEYEPSARITLAEAMRHPFFDKIPPHQRLGSDRRGGGSASSDRDRERSHSLSRYGSPRSGTHCTSRSRGSSPGVATSRCAYGDSDN, encoded by the exons ATGATCTGGGCTGCCGTCACGAACCACGGTAACTCGACGGCTGCGGCAGCGCCAGCTGTGGCGGGTGCAGGTGTAGAGTCGGGCGGTCGCTGGGACGCGAGTGCTGGGGCGGCAGGCGCTAGGCGACATCGGTACGCCCGATCTTCTACTGCCAGTAGTGTAACGCAGCTTCTGAGCGAGTCATGTTCAAGTCTGCTTCAACGTTTGACGACGCGTGTGCGCGGACCGTCGTCAACCGCAGACTGTCAGCCACAGCCTCAATCACCCTCCAGTGTCACCACTCCTGGGACttcgtctgctgctgctgctgctgctgctgctactactgctgctgcagctgctactTTCGGATTAGGCACTACTCGGTCGCGTCTTGAAGACAAGTATTCTGCAGTACTAAAGCAGCGTCGTCCAGAACGTGACAGAGAAAGAGTAAGGGAGAAGGATGACAGAGATAATGACAAAGAGATAGAACGCCTTCCATTATTGCAGAAGAGTGCAACAAATGTGCAGTTATTAAGAGATTCTCCTCCAGCCCTTGAATTAAATCAGCACCGCCATCATGGCCActcccatcaccaccaccaccaccatcaccgtcACCACAGGCATAAGTCCGATCGTGGACCTGTCAGTGCAGCCGTGCCTTTGGCTTCAGAATCGCGTACCCGCACCCGGACTCGAACTAGAACCCCACGCCGGGAGCGCTATTTACCCTCTCGCCTTTGCCCTGTTGAAATACCACTGTCTGTGGATGAACCGTCAACCACTCCAGCTGATGATGAACGCCAAGCGAAGCGACAAGAGATTCAATCTCTCATTCTGAAGTACTCTGCATTGGATGAAGCATACTCGCGTCTCACCGATTCAAAGCGTGTCATACCTGATCAGCAGCAGCCACGACAGCCTCAGCCACACCTGTCATCGCTGCAGAAGCACAAGCACACACTACAGCCACATATTGCAGCACCCCTGCCGACT AGTTCTCGAGCACCCTCCGTGGAGGACGACGAAGATGGCCACCTGATATATCGCCATGGCGACGTGCTCCGAGACCGAT ATAAAATATTGGCCACCTTAGGAGAAGGCACATTTGGAAAAGTTGTCAAAGTGAAAGATTTACATAC GTCCAGAAGACATTTTCCAAGAAATTTGAAAATCCCACGTAGCAATAGTCACAACAG GGATCATGTAATGGCACTCAAAATAATAAAGAATGTTGAGAAATACAGAGAAGCTGCAAAGCTGGAGATAAATGCCTTGGAAAAGATTGCTGAGAGAGATCCCGATGGTGCACA CCTGTGTGTGAAAATGCTGGACTGGTTTGACTACCATGGTCATATGTGCATTGCCTTTGAAATGCTGGGTCTAAGTGTGTTTGATTTCTTG AAGGATAATAATTATCAGCCTTACCCATTGGAAGCTGTCCGCCACATTGCTTACCAGCTGTGTTACTCTGTGAAGTTTCTTCATGACAACAAACTTACCCATACTGATCTCAAACCAGAGAATATTTTATTTGTAGACTCAGATTATGACCTTTCATACAACAGCAAAAAG AAGAGGGATGTCAGACGTGTGAAGCGCACTGATGTGAGGTTAATAGACTTTGGCAGTGCGACATTTGACCACGAACATCACAGTACAATTGTTTCAACACGGCATTATCGTGCACCAGAAGTTATTCTTG AACTTGGCTGGGCACAACCATGTGATGTTTGGTCCATCGGGTGCATAATTTTCGAATTGTATCTGGGTATAACACTATTCCAGACACATGATAATAGGGAGCATTTAGCAATGATGGAACGAATTCTTGGTCCTATACCTTACAG AATGGCACGGAAGACGAAGACGAAGTACTTCTATCATGGCAAATTAGACTGGGATGAAAAGAGTTCTGCTGGCCGCTACGTGAGGGAAAATTGCAAGCCTCTACAT CGATACCAACACAGTGATGATGAGGATCATCGGCAGTTATTTGACTTGGTGTCTCGGATGCTGGAGTATGAACCCTCAGCACGCATCACGTTAGCTGAAGCAATGAGGCATCCATTCTTCGATAAAATTCCACCACATCAGAGGCTTGGCAGTGACAGGCGTGGTGGAGGCAGTGCATCTTCGGACCGGGACCGCGAGCGAAGCCACTCCCTCTCACG GTATGGGAGTCCGCGATCTGGAACTCATTGTACGAGTCGCAGTCGGGGAAGTTCACCTGGTGTAGCAACATCGAGGTGTGCATACGGTGATTCGGACAATTGA
- the LOC126171670 gene encoding dual specificity protein kinase CLK2 isoform X4 has protein sequence MIWAAVTNHGNSTAAAAPAVAGAGVESGGRWDASAGAAGARRHRYARSSTASSVTQLLSESCSSLLQRLTTRVRGPSSTADCQPQPQSPSSVTTPGTSSAAAAAAAATTAAAAATFGLGTTRSRLEDKYSAVLKQRRPERDRERVREKDDRDNDKEIERLPLLQKSATNVQLLRDSPPALELNQHRHHGHSHHHHHHHHRHHRHKSDRGPVSAAVPLASESRTRTRTRTRTPRRERYLPSRLCPVEIPLSVDEPSTTPADDERQAKRQEIQSLILKYSALDEAYSRLTDSKRVIPDQQQPRQPQPHLSSLQKHKHTLQPHIAAPLPTSSRAPSVEDDEDGHLIYRHGDVLRDRYKILATLGEGTFGKVVKVKDLHTDHVMALKIIKNVEKYREAAKLEINALEKIAERDPDGAHLCVKMLDWFDYHGHMCIAFEMLGLSVFDFLKDNNYQPYPLEAVRHIAYQLCYSVKFLHDNKLTHTDLKPENILFVDSDYDLSYNSKKKRDVRRVKRTDVRLIDFGSATFDHEHHSTIVSTRHYRAPEVILELGWAQPCDVWSIGCIIFELYLGITLFQTHDNREHLAMMERILGPIPYRMARKTKTKYFYHGKLDWDEKSSAGRYVRENCKPLHRYQHSDDEDHRQLFDLVSRMLEYEPSARITLAEAMRHPFFDKIPPHQRLGSDRRGGGSASSDRDRERSHSLSR, from the exons ATGATCTGGGCTGCCGTCACGAACCACGGTAACTCGACGGCTGCGGCAGCGCCAGCTGTGGCGGGTGCAGGTGTAGAGTCGGGCGGTCGCTGGGACGCGAGTGCTGGGGCGGCAGGCGCTAGGCGACATCGGTACGCCCGATCTTCTACTGCCAGTAGTGTAACGCAGCTTCTGAGCGAGTCATGTTCAAGTCTGCTTCAACGTTTGACGACGCGTGTGCGCGGACCGTCGTCAACCGCAGACTGTCAGCCACAGCCTCAATCACCCTCCAGTGTCACCACTCCTGGGACttcgtctgctgctgctgctgctgctgctgctactactgctgctgcagctgctactTTCGGATTAGGCACTACTCGGTCGCGTCTTGAAGACAAGTATTCTGCAGTACTAAAGCAGCGTCGTCCAGAACGTGACAGAGAAAGAGTAAGGGAGAAGGATGACAGAGATAATGACAAAGAGATAGAACGCCTTCCATTATTGCAGAAGAGTGCAACAAATGTGCAGTTATTAAGAGATTCTCCTCCAGCCCTTGAATTAAATCAGCACCGCCATCATGGCCActcccatcaccaccaccaccaccatcaccgtcACCACAGGCATAAGTCCGATCGTGGACCTGTCAGTGCAGCCGTGCCTTTGGCTTCAGAATCGCGTACCCGCACCCGGACTCGAACTAGAACCCCACGCCGGGAGCGCTATTTACCCTCTCGCCTTTGCCCTGTTGAAATACCACTGTCTGTGGATGAACCGTCAACCACTCCAGCTGATGATGAACGCCAAGCGAAGCGACAAGAGATTCAATCTCTCATTCTGAAGTACTCTGCATTGGATGAAGCATACTCGCGTCTCACCGATTCAAAGCGTGTCATACCTGATCAGCAGCAGCCACGACAGCCTCAGCCACACCTGTCATCGCTGCAGAAGCACAAGCACACACTACAGCCACATATTGCAGCACCCCTGCCGACT AGTTCTCGAGCACCCTCCGTGGAGGACGACGAAGATGGCCACCTGATATATCGCCATGGCGACGTGCTCCGAGACCGAT ATAAAATATTGGCCACCTTAGGAGAAGGCACATTTGGAAAAGTTGTCAAAGTGAAAGATTTACATAC GGATCATGTAATGGCACTCAAAATAATAAAGAATGTTGAGAAATACAGAGAAGCTGCAAAGCTGGAGATAAATGCCTTGGAAAAGATTGCTGAGAGAGATCCCGATGGTGCACA CCTGTGTGTGAAAATGCTGGACTGGTTTGACTACCATGGTCATATGTGCATTGCCTTTGAAATGCTGGGTCTAAGTGTGTTTGATTTCTTG AAGGATAATAATTATCAGCCTTACCCATTGGAAGCTGTCCGCCACATTGCTTACCAGCTGTGTTACTCTGTGAAGTTTCTTCATGACAACAAACTTACCCATACTGATCTCAAACCAGAGAATATTTTATTTGTAGACTCAGATTATGACCTTTCATACAACAGCAAAAAG AAGAGGGATGTCAGACGTGTGAAGCGCACTGATGTGAGGTTAATAGACTTTGGCAGTGCGACATTTGACCACGAACATCACAGTACAATTGTTTCAACACGGCATTATCGTGCACCAGAAGTTATTCTTG AACTTGGCTGGGCACAACCATGTGATGTTTGGTCCATCGGGTGCATAATTTTCGAATTGTATCTGGGTATAACACTATTCCAGACACATGATAATAGGGAGCATTTAGCAATGATGGAACGAATTCTTGGTCCTATACCTTACAG AATGGCACGGAAGACGAAGACGAAGTACTTCTATCATGGCAAATTAGACTGGGATGAAAAGAGTTCTGCTGGCCGCTACGTGAGGGAAAATTGCAAGCCTCTACAT CGATACCAACACAGTGATGATGAGGATCATCGGCAGTTATTTGACTTGGTGTCTCGGATGCTGGAGTATGAACCCTCAGCACGCATCACGTTAGCTGAAGCAATGAGGCATCCATTCTTCGATAAAATTCCACCACATCAGAGGCTTGGCAGTGACAGGCGTGGTGGAGGCAGTGCATCTTCGGACCGGGACCGCGAGCGAAGCCACTCCCTCTCACGGTGA
- the LOC126171670 gene encoding dual specificity protein kinase CLK2 isoform X2, whose amino-acid sequence MIWAAVTNHGNSTAAAAPAVAGAGVESGGRWDASAGAAGARRHRYARSSTASSVTQLLSESCSSLLQRLTTRVRGPSSTADCQPQPQSPSSVTTPGTSSAAAAAAAATTAAAAATFGLGTTRSRLEDKYSAVLKQRRPERDRERVREKDDRDNDKEIERLPLLQKSATNVQLLRDSPPALELNQHRHHGHSHHHHHHHHRHHRHKSDRGPVSAAVPLASESRTRTRTRTRTPRRERYLPSRLCPVEIPLSVDEPSTTPADDERQAKRQEIQSLILKYSALDEAYSRLTDSKRVIPDQQQPRQPQPHLSSLQKHKHTLQPHIAAPLPTSSRAPSVEDDEDGHLIYRHGDVLRDRYKILATLGEGTFGKVVKVKDLHTDHVMALKIIKNVEKYREAAKLEINALEKIAERDPDGAHLCVKMLDWFDYHGHMCIAFEMLGLSVFDFLKDNNYQPYPLEAVRHIAYQLCYSVKFLHDNKLTHTDLKPENILFVDSDYDLSYNSKKKRDVRRVKRTDVRLIDFGSATFDHEHHSTIVSTRHYRAPEVILELGWAQPCDVWSIGCIIFELYLGITLFQTHDNREHLAMMERILGPIPYRMARKTKTKYFYHGKLDWDEKSSAGRYVRENCKPLHRYQHSDDEDHRQLFDLVSRMLEYEPSARITLAEAMRHPFFDKIPPHQRLGSDRRGGGSASSDRDRERSHSLSRYGSPRSGTHCTSRSRGSSPGVATSRCAYGDSDN is encoded by the exons ATGATCTGGGCTGCCGTCACGAACCACGGTAACTCGACGGCTGCGGCAGCGCCAGCTGTGGCGGGTGCAGGTGTAGAGTCGGGCGGTCGCTGGGACGCGAGTGCTGGGGCGGCAGGCGCTAGGCGACATCGGTACGCCCGATCTTCTACTGCCAGTAGTGTAACGCAGCTTCTGAGCGAGTCATGTTCAAGTCTGCTTCAACGTTTGACGACGCGTGTGCGCGGACCGTCGTCAACCGCAGACTGTCAGCCACAGCCTCAATCACCCTCCAGTGTCACCACTCCTGGGACttcgtctgctgctgctgctgctgctgctgctactactgctgctgcagctgctactTTCGGATTAGGCACTACTCGGTCGCGTCTTGAAGACAAGTATTCTGCAGTACTAAAGCAGCGTCGTCCAGAACGTGACAGAGAAAGAGTAAGGGAGAAGGATGACAGAGATAATGACAAAGAGATAGAACGCCTTCCATTATTGCAGAAGAGTGCAACAAATGTGCAGTTATTAAGAGATTCTCCTCCAGCCCTTGAATTAAATCAGCACCGCCATCATGGCCActcccatcaccaccaccaccaccatcaccgtcACCACAGGCATAAGTCCGATCGTGGACCTGTCAGTGCAGCCGTGCCTTTGGCTTCAGAATCGCGTACCCGCACCCGGACTCGAACTAGAACCCCACGCCGGGAGCGCTATTTACCCTCTCGCCTTTGCCCTGTTGAAATACCACTGTCTGTGGATGAACCGTCAACCACTCCAGCTGATGATGAACGCCAAGCGAAGCGACAAGAGATTCAATCTCTCATTCTGAAGTACTCTGCATTGGATGAAGCATACTCGCGTCTCACCGATTCAAAGCGTGTCATACCTGATCAGCAGCAGCCACGACAGCCTCAGCCACACCTGTCATCGCTGCAGAAGCACAAGCACACACTACAGCCACATATTGCAGCACCCCTGCCGACT AGTTCTCGAGCACCCTCCGTGGAGGACGACGAAGATGGCCACCTGATATATCGCCATGGCGACGTGCTCCGAGACCGAT ATAAAATATTGGCCACCTTAGGAGAAGGCACATTTGGAAAAGTTGTCAAAGTGAAAGATTTACATAC GGATCATGTAATGGCACTCAAAATAATAAAGAATGTTGAGAAATACAGAGAAGCTGCAAAGCTGGAGATAAATGCCTTGGAAAAGATTGCTGAGAGAGATCCCGATGGTGCACA CCTGTGTGTGAAAATGCTGGACTGGTTTGACTACCATGGTCATATGTGCATTGCCTTTGAAATGCTGGGTCTAAGTGTGTTTGATTTCTTG AAGGATAATAATTATCAGCCTTACCCATTGGAAGCTGTCCGCCACATTGCTTACCAGCTGTGTTACTCTGTGAAGTTTCTTCATGACAACAAACTTACCCATACTGATCTCAAACCAGAGAATATTTTATTTGTAGACTCAGATTATGACCTTTCATACAACAGCAAAAAG AAGAGGGATGTCAGACGTGTGAAGCGCACTGATGTGAGGTTAATAGACTTTGGCAGTGCGACATTTGACCACGAACATCACAGTACAATTGTTTCAACACGGCATTATCGTGCACCAGAAGTTATTCTTG AACTTGGCTGGGCACAACCATGTGATGTTTGGTCCATCGGGTGCATAATTTTCGAATTGTATCTGGGTATAACACTATTCCAGACACATGATAATAGGGAGCATTTAGCAATGATGGAACGAATTCTTGGTCCTATACCTTACAG AATGGCACGGAAGACGAAGACGAAGTACTTCTATCATGGCAAATTAGACTGGGATGAAAAGAGTTCTGCTGGCCGCTACGTGAGGGAAAATTGCAAGCCTCTACAT CGATACCAACACAGTGATGATGAGGATCATCGGCAGTTATTTGACTTGGTGTCTCGGATGCTGGAGTATGAACCCTCAGCACGCATCACGTTAGCTGAAGCAATGAGGCATCCATTCTTCGATAAAATTCCACCACATCAGAGGCTTGGCAGTGACAGGCGTGGTGGAGGCAGTGCATCTTCGGACCGGGACCGCGAGCGAAGCCACTCCCTCTCACG GTATGGGAGTCCGCGATCTGGAACTCATTGTACGAGTCGCAGTCGGGGAAGTTCACCTGGTGTAGCAACATCGAGGTGTGCATACGGTGATTCGGACAATTGA
- the LOC126171670 gene encoding dual specificity protein kinase CLK2 isoform X3: MIWAAVTNHGNSTAAAAPAVAGAGVESGGRWDASAGAAGARRHRYARSSTASSVTQLLSESCSSLLQRLTTRVRGPSSTADCQPQPQSPSSVTTPGTSSAAAAAAAATTAAAAATFGLGTTRSRLEDKYSAVLKQRRPERDRERVREKDDRDNDKEIERLPLLQKSATNVQLLRDSPPALELNQHRHHGHSHHHHHHHHRHHRHKSDRGPVSAAVPLASESRTRTRTRTRTPRRERYLPSRLCPVEIPLSVDEPSTTPADDERQAKRQEIQSLILKYSALDEAYSRLTDSKRVIPDQQQPRQPQPHLSSLQKHKHTLQPHIAAPLPTSSRAPSVEDDEDGHLIYRHGDVLRDRYKILATLGEGTFGKVVKVKDLHTSRRHFPRNLKIPRSNSHNRDHVMALKIIKNVEKYREAAKLEINALEKIAERDPDGAHLCVKMLDWFDYHGHMCIAFEMLGLSVFDFLKDNNYQPYPLEAVRHIAYQLCYSVKFLHDNKLTHTDLKPENILFVDSDYDLSYNSKKKRDVRRVKRTDVRLIDFGSATFDHEHHSTIVSTRHYRAPEVILELGWAQPCDVWSIGCIIFELYLGITLFQTHDNREHLAMMERILGPIPYRMARKTKTKYFYHGKLDWDEKSSAGRYVRENCKPLHRYQHSDDEDHRQLFDLVSRMLEYEPSARITLAEAMRHPFFDKIPPHQRLGSDRRGGGSASSDRDRERSHSLSR; encoded by the exons ATGATCTGGGCTGCCGTCACGAACCACGGTAACTCGACGGCTGCGGCAGCGCCAGCTGTGGCGGGTGCAGGTGTAGAGTCGGGCGGTCGCTGGGACGCGAGTGCTGGGGCGGCAGGCGCTAGGCGACATCGGTACGCCCGATCTTCTACTGCCAGTAGTGTAACGCAGCTTCTGAGCGAGTCATGTTCAAGTCTGCTTCAACGTTTGACGACGCGTGTGCGCGGACCGTCGTCAACCGCAGACTGTCAGCCACAGCCTCAATCACCCTCCAGTGTCACCACTCCTGGGACttcgtctgctgctgctgctgctgctgctgctactactgctgctgcagctgctactTTCGGATTAGGCACTACTCGGTCGCGTCTTGAAGACAAGTATTCTGCAGTACTAAAGCAGCGTCGTCCAGAACGTGACAGAGAAAGAGTAAGGGAGAAGGATGACAGAGATAATGACAAAGAGATAGAACGCCTTCCATTATTGCAGAAGAGTGCAACAAATGTGCAGTTATTAAGAGATTCTCCTCCAGCCCTTGAATTAAATCAGCACCGCCATCATGGCCActcccatcaccaccaccaccaccatcaccgtcACCACAGGCATAAGTCCGATCGTGGACCTGTCAGTGCAGCCGTGCCTTTGGCTTCAGAATCGCGTACCCGCACCCGGACTCGAACTAGAACCCCACGCCGGGAGCGCTATTTACCCTCTCGCCTTTGCCCTGTTGAAATACCACTGTCTGTGGATGAACCGTCAACCACTCCAGCTGATGATGAACGCCAAGCGAAGCGACAAGAGATTCAATCTCTCATTCTGAAGTACTCTGCATTGGATGAAGCATACTCGCGTCTCACCGATTCAAAGCGTGTCATACCTGATCAGCAGCAGCCACGACAGCCTCAGCCACACCTGTCATCGCTGCAGAAGCACAAGCACACACTACAGCCACATATTGCAGCACCCCTGCCGACT AGTTCTCGAGCACCCTCCGTGGAGGACGACGAAGATGGCCACCTGATATATCGCCATGGCGACGTGCTCCGAGACCGAT ATAAAATATTGGCCACCTTAGGAGAAGGCACATTTGGAAAAGTTGTCAAAGTGAAAGATTTACATAC GTCCAGAAGACATTTTCCAAGAAATTTGAAAATCCCACGTAGCAATAGTCACAACAG GGATCATGTAATGGCACTCAAAATAATAAAGAATGTTGAGAAATACAGAGAAGCTGCAAAGCTGGAGATAAATGCCTTGGAAAAGATTGCTGAGAGAGATCCCGATGGTGCACA CCTGTGTGTGAAAATGCTGGACTGGTTTGACTACCATGGTCATATGTGCATTGCCTTTGAAATGCTGGGTCTAAGTGTGTTTGATTTCTTG AAGGATAATAATTATCAGCCTTACCCATTGGAAGCTGTCCGCCACATTGCTTACCAGCTGTGTTACTCTGTGAAGTTTCTTCATGACAACAAACTTACCCATACTGATCTCAAACCAGAGAATATTTTATTTGTAGACTCAGATTATGACCTTTCATACAACAGCAAAAAG AAGAGGGATGTCAGACGTGTGAAGCGCACTGATGTGAGGTTAATAGACTTTGGCAGTGCGACATTTGACCACGAACATCACAGTACAATTGTTTCAACACGGCATTATCGTGCACCAGAAGTTATTCTTG AACTTGGCTGGGCACAACCATGTGATGTTTGGTCCATCGGGTGCATAATTTTCGAATTGTATCTGGGTATAACACTATTCCAGACACATGATAATAGGGAGCATTTAGCAATGATGGAACGAATTCTTGGTCCTATACCTTACAG AATGGCACGGAAGACGAAGACGAAGTACTTCTATCATGGCAAATTAGACTGGGATGAAAAGAGTTCTGCTGGCCGCTACGTGAGGGAAAATTGCAAGCCTCTACAT CGATACCAACACAGTGATGATGAGGATCATCGGCAGTTATTTGACTTGGTGTCTCGGATGCTGGAGTATGAACCCTCAGCACGCATCACGTTAGCTGAAGCAATGAGGCATCCATTCTTCGATAAAATTCCACCACATCAGAGGCTTGGCAGTGACAGGCGTGGTGGAGGCAGTGCATCTTCGGACCGGGACCGCGAGCGAAGCCACTCCCTCTCACGGTGA